One region of Desulfovibrio sp. JC010 genomic DNA includes:
- a CDS encoding tetratricopeptide repeat protein, producing the protein MTEDNTIQDLSGVFSRQRIAKVGTGTTTRRVAQIGYYFVEQMAEDLFQVRPLNSNFVPTGDPEGITRDELLEAYTPEPEMYHKQVLPNMKDLQKTLARADRHRQQGKTFSAEMEYNNAIKVDEMNVRGNFGVGLCLMQRGETDRANDVFARLVSMDAPFAPEHKHMFNDFGINLRKSKMIPQAIEYYSKAIALSPEDEHLRYNLARACFEDKQYEKAREELAKCLELNPDFEEGKKFVAYLDKNKLG; encoded by the coding sequence ATGACTGAAGATAATACAATTCAAGATCTAAGTGGAGTTTTCTCCCGCCAGAGAATCGCCAAAGTCGGGACCGGAACCACCACCCGACGCGTTGCCCAAATCGGCTACTATTTTGTTGAACAGATGGCAGAAGACCTTTTTCAGGTCCGGCCCCTGAACAGCAATTTCGTTCCCACCGGAGACCCGGAAGGAATCACCCGCGACGAACTTCTGGAAGCATATACCCCTGAACCTGAAATGTACCACAAGCAGGTTCTGCCCAACATGAAGGATCTGCAGAAAACCCTTGCCCGCGCGGACCGTCACCGCCAGCAGGGAAAGACCTTCAGTGCCGAGATGGAATATAACAACGCCATCAAAGTGGACGAAATGAACGTACGCGGCAATTTCGGCGTCGGTCTCTGCCTGATGCAGAGAGGCGAAACTGACCGGGCCAACGATGTTTTTGCCCGCCTTGTTTCCATGGACGCGCCCTTTGCCCCGGAACACAAGCATATGTTCAATGATTTCGGCATCAACCTGCGTAAATCCAAAATGATCCCGCAGGCTATCGAATATTATTCCAAAGCCATTGCTCTCAGCCCGGAAGATGAACACCTGCGCTACAATCTTGCCCGCGCTTGTTTCGAAGACAAGCAATATGAAAAAGCACGCGAAGAACTTGCCAAGTGTCTGGAACTTAATCCGGATTTTGAAGAAGGCAAAAAATTTGTCGCCTATCTGGATAAAAATAAGCTGGGCTGA
- a CDS encoding RNA methyltransferase, with protein sequence MLDNLSIVLFGTKYPENVGSSARAMTNMGCNNLTLVRPASWNMDKALPLATVKGRDIVEKAVVSDNLSEALKDHTRVYGTTARTGGWRKGVMTPSNAAPLIVEQLRAGEKVAVVFGPEDRGLTNDETQLCSRLINIPTSRDNSSLNLSQAVLIILYECFKNALDKPFTPAGPPEERSTSFEEQEILASNLQETLLAIDFLKADNPDYWMMPVRRFMARIDIKRNEFNLLMGICRQIKWIAGQAGKK encoded by the coding sequence ATGCTGGACAACCTGAGCATAGTACTTTTCGGTACCAAATACCCTGAAAATGTGGGTTCATCAGCCCGCGCCATGACCAACATGGGCTGCAACAACCTGACCCTCGTGCGCCCGGCCTCGTGGAATATGGATAAAGCCCTGCCGTTGGCAACGGTTAAAGGCCGCGACATTGTAGAAAAAGCCGTTGTTTCTGACAACCTTTCAGAAGCCCTGAAAGATCATACCCGGGTCTACGGCACAACAGCCCGCACCGGCGGCTGGCGTAAAGGGGTAATGACTCCCTCCAACGCAGCACCGCTCATAGTGGAACAGCTCCGGGCCGGGGAAAAAGTAGCTGTGGTTTTCGGCCCCGAGGACCGGGGACTGACCAACGACGAAACCCAGCTCTGCTCACGACTGATCAATATCCCCACCAGCCGGGACAACAGTTCCCTGAACCTGTCTCAAGCCGTGCTGATTATCTTGTACGAATGTTTCAAGAACGCACTGGATAAGCCCTTCACTCCGGCAGGACCGCCGGAAGAGCGTTCCACCTCGTTTGAAGAACAGGAAATACTGGCTTCCAACCTGCAGGAAACTCTGCTGGCCATCGACTTCCTGAAAGCCGACAACCCGGACTACTGGATGATGCCGGTCAGAAGATTTATGGCCAGAATCGACATCAAACGAAATGAGTTCAACCTGCTCATGGGAATCTGCCGTCAGATTAAATGGATAGCCGGACAGGCAGGCAAAAAATAA
- a CDS encoding methyl-accepting chemotaxis protein: MFKNMRIGTKIALSISALMIVIFVAFTAITASQSRENSIQQTELLANEMAGRYGNEVKGIIEKALDASWAGAAAMQSIASFKDSANREMVNDFVKTLTEADPMFFGTQIVIEPNELDGRDAEFKGDKNFGPNGEYGQYGWYDGTTWKLAEMHKNDPNNTRAWYMVPRDTRKAVLTEPYTTDVVPEVMATVSVPILKSGKFIGVVGIDFVLGSFEKMVKDIHPMETGYAFITSNKGYCVAHPNKDIVTKNITEAFPAEDRDAILNAIENGKTFSKVMVSPKTGKEFYYAFEPIVVSGTTTPWSIGLAIPTDKIYAEADAFLQQIIIMSVIALLLVIGAILVIARSISKPIGIMVEGAQEVANGNLDIKLDSIEFSGELQTLHEALGKMIANLIKLISTAEEKSEEAERQTQAANEALEEARQAKEAADRATAEGMLQAARQLEDIVAQVTSASEELSSQIEESARGSDTQRERTSESATAMEEMNASVLEVAQNASQAAESAMDAKRNAENGGRIVADVVSSIDSVNEASTKMVSGLNELGTQAEGISQVITVITDIADQTNLLALNAAIEAARAGEAGRGFAVVADEVRKLAEKTMQATQEVEQAVHAIQAETRRNIEEMNNAASMVSKSTEYAGQAGESLETIVEFVDSTADQVRAIATASEEQSAASEQINRGTDEVNRIAMETSEAMQQSMIAVSDLARLAGDLQNLIEELKDV, from the coding sequence ATGTTTAAGAACATGCGCATAGGCACCAAAATCGCGCTCAGTATCAGTGCGCTCATGATCGTCATTTTCGTTGCATTCACGGCTATTACAGCCAGTCAAAGCAGGGAAAACTCAATTCAGCAGACTGAGCTTCTGGCTAACGAGATGGCAGGTCGATACGGCAATGAAGTCAAGGGAATCATTGAAAAAGCCCTTGATGCTTCATGGGCAGGTGCTGCAGCCATGCAGAGTATCGCAAGCTTCAAGGACAGTGCAAATCGCGAAATGGTCAACGATTTCGTCAAAACCCTGACCGAAGCGGACCCCATGTTTTTCGGAACCCAGATTGTTATCGAACCCAACGAGCTTGACGGTCGCGATGCAGAGTTTAAAGGAGACAAAAATTTCGGTCCCAACGGTGAGTACGGGCAGTACGGATGGTATGACGGCACCACCTGGAAGCTTGCCGAGATGCACAAAAACGACCCCAACAATACCCGTGCCTGGTACATGGTCCCACGCGACACAAGAAAGGCAGTCCTGACCGAACCTTATACCACCGACGTTGTTCCTGAAGTAATGGCAACGGTCAGCGTACCCATCCTCAAGAGCGGAAAATTCATCGGAGTTGTCGGCATCGACTTTGTCCTCGGCTCATTTGAAAAAATGGTTAAGGACATTCATCCCATGGAAACAGGCTACGCCTTCATCACCTCCAACAAAGGATACTGTGTAGCCCACCCGAATAAGGATATTGTAACCAAGAATATTACCGAAGCCTTTCCCGCAGAAGACCGCGATGCAATCCTGAACGCCATTGAAAACGGCAAGACCTTCAGCAAGGTTATGGTTTCCCCTAAAACCGGGAAAGAATTTTATTACGCTTTTGAGCCCATCGTTGTCAGCGGCACCACCACTCCATGGTCCATCGGTCTGGCAATCCCCACAGACAAGATCTACGCTGAGGCCGATGCTTTCCTGCAGCAGATCATAATTATGTCAGTCATCGCCCTGCTGCTGGTCATCGGTGCGATACTGGTTATTGCCCGCTCCATCTCCAAACCCATCGGTATCATGGTCGAAGGTGCGCAGGAAGTTGCAAACGGCAACCTTGATATAAAACTGGACTCAATAGAATTCAGCGGAGAACTGCAGACACTCCATGAGGCTCTTGGCAAAATGATTGCGAACCTTATCAAGCTGATTTCCACTGCCGAAGAAAAATCAGAAGAAGCGGAACGCCAAACTCAGGCCGCAAACGAGGCCCTTGAAGAAGCCAGACAGGCCAAGGAGGCAGCAGACCGCGCCACAGCCGAAGGCATGCTTCAGGCCGCGCGCCAATTGGAAGATATTGTGGCACAGGTTACTTCCGCATCAGAGGAGTTGTCCTCTCAGATTGAAGAATCCGCACGCGGCTCTGACACTCAGCGCGAACGGACATCGGAATCCGCCACCGCCATGGAAGAAATGAACGCTTCCGTGCTTGAAGTGGCCCAGAATGCTTCGCAGGCAGCGGAAAGTGCCATGGACGCCAAAAGGAACGCTGAAAACGGCGGACGCATTGTTGCCGATGTTGTCTCCTCCATTGATTCCGTCAACGAGGCATCCACAAAAATGGTCAGCGGCCTGAACGAACTGGGCACGCAGGCTGAAGGCATCTCGCAGGTCATCACCGTGATTACCGACATTGCTGACCAGACAAACCTGCTGGCCCTGAACGCGGCCATTGAAGCAGCCCGTGCAGGTGAAGCAGGACGCGGATTCGCGGTTGTTGCCGACGAAGTCCGCAAACTGGCGGAAAAGACCATGCAGGCCACTCAGGAAGTTGAGCAGGCAGTGCACGCCATTCAGGCTGAAACCCGCAGAAACATCGAAGAGATGAACAACGCGGCCAGCATGGTATCCAAGAGCACCGAATACGCCGGACAGGCAGGTGAAAGTCTTGAAACCATCGTTGAGTTCGTTGACTCAACAGCGGATCAGGTCCGGGCCATCGCTACTGCCAGTGAAGAGCAGTCCGCAGCCAGTGAACAGATCAACCGTGGAACTGACGAGGTAAACCGTATCGCCATGGAAACCTCCGAAGCCATGCAGCAGTCCATGATTGCTGTATCAGATCTGGCCAGACTTGCAGGCGACCTGCAAAATCTGATTGAGGAGCTGAAAGACGTGTAA
- a CDS encoding exodeoxyribonuclease III — MKIYSWNVNGYRAVIKKNFNEWFAESDADVVMVQETKAHPDQIPDKNRDYEGYESFWNWSKVKKGYSGTACFSRQPVLSHSFGLTDEKYQGEGRVVLMEYEHFYLFNIYYPNGQMSDERLEYKMGFYDSFLEYAEELRKKKPIVVGGDFNTAHKEIDLKNPKANSERSGFLPIERAWLDKFIEHGYVDTFRMFDESPGKYSWWSYRFNARKNNAGWRIDYFFVSEELKDKVKNAWIEADVLGSDHCPIGIELDFS, encoded by the coding sequence ATGAAAATTTATTCATGGAACGTGAATGGCTACCGTGCTGTAATAAAGAAGAATTTTAACGAATGGTTTGCAGAGAGCGACGCCGACGTGGTCATGGTTCAGGAAACCAAGGCCCATCCGGACCAGATTCCGGATAAAAACCGCGATTACGAGGGCTACGAATCATTCTGGAACTGGTCCAAGGTCAAAAAAGGATACTCCGGTACGGCCTGCTTTTCCCGCCAGCCGGTGCTCTCCCATTCCTTCGGCCTTACAGATGAAAAGTATCAGGGCGAAGGGCGGGTAGTGCTCATGGAGTATGAACACTTCTACCTGTTCAATATCTATTACCCCAACGGGCAGATGAGCGATGAGCGACTGGAATACAAAATGGGCTTTTACGACAGCTTCCTCGAATACGCTGAAGAACTGCGCAAGAAAAAGCCCATCGTGGTCGGCGGAGACTTCAACACCGCGCACAAGGAAATCGACCTCAAGAACCCCAAGGCCAACTCGGAACGGTCCGGCTTCCTGCCCATTGAGCGGGCCTGGCTAGATAAATTCATCGAGCACGGCTACGTGGATACTTTCCGTATGTTTGACGAAAGTCCGGGCAAATACTCATGGTGGAGCTACCGTTTCAACGCCCGCAAAAACAATGCAGGCTGGCGTATTGACTACTTCTTTGTCTCCGAAGAACTGAAGGACAAAGTAAAAAATGCATGGATAGAAGCCGATGTATTAGGTTCCGACCACTGCCCCATTGGAATTGAATTGGATTTCTCCTGA
- a CDS encoding class I SAM-dependent methyltransferase: MSRQAILEQIQKNSAAWNIVPSVIKNNAGEPEFEMLLANAEMRDPGTASLHFRETRCGGFEYASRAFLHAHLQPNDLFIDVGAHFGLYTLTAARKFPDRVDVLAIEPHPANLKRLSMWCEFNECAQNVKIAQCAASSQSGQSELIQNSSMGHSLVPQPGNRSQGEPLPVRLETLDNIVRQAGHMDSKRRVILKIDTEGHELDTLTGGLELLKTGRVAAIIWEKGHFHNSKKGIMEFTAIMGMLRDLGYDSYRFPHEDMGGPLVPYPPSHELCNVISIDRSIKPQQVYEQPWSAHAVMSSSMRPPVSENFMIGFTEELIREKKTDCGRWARWNMLGSEADLRAGMAGQLVPEKSTVLDAGAGMMLLRDYIPESCTYVPLDMVARNRNTIVADLNQQQFPVKKYDVVCALFLLEFLHEPQLFFDWTFSNSDKLIFTYHPLLPGADAGKRRAAGFFNDFNVDELKAMALQSGWKNISFTDITFGQACFECLK; the protein is encoded by the coding sequence GTGAGCAGACAGGCAATACTGGAGCAGATCCAAAAAAACAGTGCAGCTTGGAACATCGTCCCCAGCGTAATAAAAAACAACGCGGGCGAACCGGAATTTGAAATGCTGCTGGCAAATGCCGAAATGCGGGACCCAGGCACGGCCTCCCTTCACTTCCGGGAAACCCGTTGCGGCGGTTTTGAATACGCATCAAGAGCGTTCCTGCACGCCCACCTGCAACCGAACGACCTGTTCATCGATGTCGGTGCCCATTTCGGACTGTACACACTGACCGCCGCCAGAAAATTTCCCGACCGGGTCGATGTACTGGCTATTGAGCCGCATCCGGCCAATTTGAAAAGATTGTCCATGTGGTGCGAATTCAACGAATGCGCACAAAACGTAAAAATCGCACAATGCGCCGCTTCCTCGCAGAGCGGACAGAGCGAACTGATCCAGAATTCCTCCATGGGACACAGCCTTGTTCCCCAGCCGGGCAACCGCAGTCAGGGAGAACCGCTCCCGGTCCGGCTGGAAACCCTGGACAATATCGTCCGCCAAGCCGGACACATGGACTCAAAGCGGCGGGTCATCCTCAAAATCGACACCGAAGGCCATGAACTGGACACCCTTACAGGAGGGCTGGAGCTGCTCAAAACAGGCCGGGTAGCAGCCATCATCTGGGAAAAAGGACATTTCCATAATTCCAAAAAAGGAATTATGGAATTCACCGCCATAATGGGAATGCTGCGCGATCTGGGCTATGATTCCTACCGCTTTCCCCACGAGGACATGGGCGGCCCGCTGGTCCCCTATCCTCCCAGTCACGAATTGTGCAATGTGATCAGCATAGACAGATCCATCAAGCCGCAACAGGTCTACGAACAGCCGTGGTCGGCTCACGCGGTGATGTCCTCTTCCATGCGCCCTCCGGTTTCGGAAAATTTCATGATCGGTTTTACCGAAGAATTGATCAGGGAGAAAAAAACAGACTGTGGACGCTGGGCCCGCTGGAATATGCTCGGAAGTGAAGCTGATTTGCGGGCAGGCATGGCCGGACAACTGGTGCCTGAAAAAAGCACCGTTCTTGATGCCGGGGCCGGAATGATGCTCCTGCGCGATTATATCCCGGAAAGCTGCACCTACGTCCCGCTGGATATGGTAGCCCGCAACCGGAACACCATAGTGGCCGACCTCAACCAGCAACAATTCCCGGTTAAAAAATACGATGTGGTCTGCGCCCTCTTCCTGCTGGAATTCCTGCATGAACCGCAGCTGTTTTTCGACTGGACTTTCAGCAATTCAGATAAATTAATCTTCACCTACCACCCACTGCTGCCGGGTGCGGACGCAGGCAAACGCCGGGCTGCGGGATTTTTTAATGACTTCAATGTTGATGAACTGAAAGCCATGGCCCTGCAATCAGGCTGGAAAAATATTTCTTTCACTGACATTACCTTCGGGCAGGCTTGTTTTGAATGCTTAAAATAA
- a CDS encoding transporter substrate-binding domain-containing protein yields the protein MRVKGLQNYFYSFCITCLFVVFSVAHVFASDLVDIKEKGVLRHLGIPYANFVTAEGTGLDVELMQRFARHLGVRYEFVQSNWSRVFGDLTGSHVFPVGDNVKLLGRAEIRGDVIATGLTMLEWRRKVVDYSTPTFPTQVLCLARKDFPMAPLQRNGNVKDAIRQVRAALAGALVMGKEKTCLDPALYNFNSSTTAVLNFPGGVNDLAPALLKGLADVSLIDVPDALVALDKWGDSLKIIGPISEEQRMGVAFRKESPELLDEFNKFFRELKESGEYRGMVNKYYPGVFQYYGEFFLNIKS from the coding sequence ATGCGTGTAAAGGGGTTGCAAAATTATTTTTATTCTTTTTGCATTACCTGCTTGTTTGTAGTCTTTTCCGTTGCGCATGTTTTTGCGTCTGATCTGGTAGATATTAAAGAAAAAGGTGTGCTTCGCCATCTGGGAATCCCCTATGCTAATTTTGTGACAGCAGAAGGGACCGGACTGGATGTGGAGCTTATGCAGCGTTTTGCCCGGCACCTTGGAGTGCGCTACGAATTTGTGCAGTCCAACTGGAGCAGGGTGTTCGGCGATTTAACCGGAAGCCATGTCTTCCCGGTGGGTGACAATGTCAAGCTTCTGGGGCGTGCTGAAATCCGGGGTGATGTCATCGCCACTGGTCTGACCATGCTTGAGTGGAGGCGAAAGGTAGTTGATTATTCGACGCCTACATTTCCCACTCAGGTCCTCTGTCTTGCCCGTAAAGATTTTCCAATGGCTCCCCTGCAAAGGAACGGCAATGTCAAAGATGCCATCCGGCAGGTTAGGGCAGCCCTTGCGGGGGCTCTGGTCATGGGAAAGGAAAAGACCTGCCTTGACCCGGCCTTATATAATTTCAACAGCTCCACTACTGCTGTTCTTAATTTTCCCGGTGGAGTGAACGATCTGGCTCCGGCTCTGCTTAAAGGGCTGGCCGATGTTTCACTAATTGATGTTCCCGACGCCCTTGTAGCTCTGGACAAGTGGGGAGATTCCTTGAAAATAATAGGTCCCATATCTGAGGAGCAGCGCATGGGGGTTGCTTTTCGCAAGGAATCTCCAGAGTTGTTGGATGAATTTAATAAGTTCTTCAGAGAATTGAAAGAAAGCGGGGAATACCGGGGGATGGTCAACAAATATTATCCCGGCGTGTTTCAATATTATGGTGAATTTTTTTTGAATATTAAGTCGTAA
- a CDS encoding ATP-grasp domain-containing protein, translated as MFIVEKPYVSELLKKTLAKLGKPVLENEVASEALQNTDVSLSPENDFVTEYNRDRNQPVYSNSENAIDWIDSNLKSGDLPRTIRLFKDKGAFRDLVRDMYPDFFYRTLKFEELDSVNAEELPIPCVVKPCVGFFSLGVHMVESVAGWTQAVERIKTEVEEIKTMYPAKVLELDNFIIEECIEGEEFAVDAYYDAEGNPVIINILGHLFASSDDVSDRCYITSTEIINQHHDEFLNLLQEIGSRAELKNFPIHIEVRTDGRGNLGVIEVNPMRFAGWCVTDLAHYAYSINPYKYFMEGLKPDWAEISRCCEGKVYGMVIGEIDSSVDRSQIKSVYYDGFKANFSKVLELREIDYTKHPVFAFIFAEVGADNMDELKKMLHADFTEYLKF; from the coding sequence ATGTTCATCGTCGAAAAACCATACGTATCCGAGCTGTTAAAAAAGACCCTCGCAAAGCTGGGCAAGCCTGTACTTGAAAACGAAGTCGCCAGTGAAGCGTTGCAGAACACAGACGTCTCACTCAGCCCGGAAAATGATTTCGTGACCGAGTATAACCGGGACCGCAACCAGCCGGTCTACTCCAACTCGGAAAACGCCATTGACTGGATCGACAGCAATCTGAAGAGCGGTGATCTGCCGCGTACTATCAGGCTTTTCAAAGACAAGGGAGCCTTCCGTGATCTGGTTAGGGACATGTATCCGGACTTCTTTTACCGCACCCTGAAATTCGAAGAGCTGGACAGCGTTAACGCAGAAGAACTGCCCATACCCTGCGTGGTCAAACCCTGTGTGGGATTTTTCAGCCTCGGCGTACATATGGTGGAATCTGTTGCAGGCTGGACGCAGGCTGTGGAGAGAATCAAAACTGAAGTGGAAGAAATTAAAACCATGTATCCGGCCAAAGTGCTGGAACTGGACAACTTCATCATTGAGGAATGTATCGAAGGTGAGGAATTCGCTGTAGATGCCTATTATGATGCCGAAGGCAATCCGGTAATCATCAACATCCTCGGACACCTCTTCGCTTCCAGCGATGACGTCAGCGACCGCTGCTACATCACCTCCACAGAAATCATCAATCAGCACCATGATGAATTCCTGAACCTGCTGCAGGAAATCGGCAGCCGCGCGGAGCTTAAAAACTTTCCCATCCACATCGAAGTACGCACGGACGGACGCGGCAACCTCGGGGTCATAGAAGTCAACCCCATGCGTTTCGCAGGCTGGTGCGTTACCGATCTGGCCCACTATGCCTACTCCATCAATCCCTACAAATATTTCATGGAAGGGTTAAAACCGGACTGGGCCGAGATATCAAGATGCTGTGAAGGCAAAGTTTACGGCATGGTCATCGGTGAAATTGATTCAAGTGTTGACCGCAGCCAAATAAAATCCGTGTATTACGATGGATTCAAGGCTAATTTTTCCAAAGTGCTGGAGTTACGGGAAATTGATTACACAAAACATCCAGTCTTTGCCTTTATCTTCGCGGAAGTTGGCGCAGATAATATGGATGAGTTAAAGAAGATGCTGCATGCGGATTTTACGGAATATTTAAAGTTTTAA
- a CDS encoding iron-containing alcohol dehydrogenase gives MAVREQVNGFFIPSVTLIGIGAHKEIPSRIKALGGKKPLLVTDKGITAVGITQQIVDILKAEGMDCVVYDETIPNPTDNNVADGVKAYQDNKCDSLITLGGGSSHDCGKGVGLVVANGGKIHDFEGVDKSTKPMPPYVAVNTTAGTASEMTRFCIITDTSRKVKMAIVDWRVTPGIALDDPLLMMGMPPALTAATGMDALTHSVEAWVSTIATPITDACAEKSIRLIHKYLRRAVANGQDIDAREGMCYAQYLGGMAFNNASLGHVHAMAHQLGGFYDLPHGECNAILLPHVEQHNLIANVERFAIMAEWLGVDTSGMDERDAADAALDAIRQLSADVGIPAGLIELGEKYGKKVSEKDIPTMTANAQKDACGLTNPRCMTDEAVAAIYKAAL, from the coding sequence ATGGCAGTACGTGAACAAGTAAACGGCTTTTTTATCCCCAGCGTAACCCTTATCGGTATCGGCGCACACAAAGAAATCCCCTCCCGCATCAAAGCTCTCGGCGGCAAAAAACCCCTGCTCGTAACTGACAAGGGTATCACTGCTGTAGGCATCACCCAGCAGATTGTAGACATTCTGAAAGCTGAAGGTATGGACTGCGTAGTCTATGACGAAACCATTCCCAACCCCACTGACAACAACGTTGCCGACGGCGTAAAAGCCTATCAGGACAACAAATGTGACTCCCTGATCACCCTCGGTGGCGGTAGTTCTCATGACTGCGGTAAAGGCGTTGGCCTCGTTGTTGCCAATGGCGGTAAAATTCACGATTTCGAAGGCGTGGACAAATCCACCAAACCCATGCCTCCTTATGTAGCGGTTAACACCACCGCAGGTACTGCTTCTGAAATGACCCGTTTCTGCATCATCACTGATACTTCCCGCAAAGTTAAGATGGCTATCGTTGACTGGCGCGTTACCCCCGGTATCGCACTTGACGATCCGCTGCTGATGATGGGCATGCCCCCGGCACTGACCGCAGCAACCGGTATGGATGCACTGACCCACTCCGTTGAAGCCTGGGTTTCTACCATCGCCACCCCCATCACTGACGCTTGTGCTGAAAAATCCATCCGTCTGATCCACAAATACCTGCGCCGCGCAGTTGCCAACGGTCAGGACATCGATGCCCGCGAAGGTATGTGCTACGCCCAGTATCTCGGCGGTATGGCCTTCAACAACGCATCTCTGGGTCACGTACACGCCATGGCTCACCAGCTTGGTGGTTTCTATGACCTGCCTCACGGTGAGTGCAACGCAATCCTGCTGCCCCACGTTGAGCAGCACAACCTGATTGCTAATGTTGAACGTTTCGCAATCATGGCTGAATGGCTCGGCGTTGATACCAGCGGCATGGACGAACGTGATGCAGCTGACGCAGCGCTTGATGCAATCCGCCAGCTCTCCGCTGACGTAGGCATCCCCGCAGGTCTTATTGAACTCGGCGAAAAATACGGCAAGAAGGTCTCCGAAAAAGACATTCCGACCATGACTGCCAACGCTCAGAAAGACGCCTGCGGTCTCACCAACCCCAGATGTATGACTGACGAAGCAGTTGCCGCTATCTACAAAGCAGCTCTGTAA
- a CDS encoding peroxiredoxin, with protein MKRIILCTAALFLLSSVSVQAKVAEEQIYKQERLKPVDSKLKVKVGEKAPDFTLPSTSGKRISLSDYRGKKNVVISFVPAAFTPICSDQWPGYNIARELFEMHDAIILGITTDNVPSLHAWTSQMGDGGVWFPVLSDFNPHGEAAGTYGVLRPEGISERAIIIVDKNGMLRYIDVHDINKRPDLGGIIKGLEKLN; from the coding sequence ATGAAACGAATAATTCTCTGTACCGCCGCCCTTTTCCTGCTCTCCAGTGTGAGTGTGCAAGCAAAAGTTGCCGAAGAGCAGATATATAAACAGGAAAGACTCAAGCCCGTGGACAGCAAGCTCAAAGTCAAAGTCGGAGAAAAAGCACCGGACTTCACCCTGCCCTCCACGTCCGGTAAAAGAATCAGCCTCTCGGACTACCGGGGCAAAAAAAATGTGGTCATCTCATTTGTGCCTGCAGCGTTCACCCCCATCTGCTCCGACCAATGGCCGGGTTACAATATCGCCCGTGAACTCTTTGAAATGCATGATGCAATCATACTCGGCATCACTACCGATAACGTCCCTTCGCTGCATGCGTGGACTTCCCAGATGGGTGACGGCGGAGTCTGGTTTCCGGTGCTCTCGGACTTCAACCCCCACGGGGAGGCGGCAGGCACATATGGTGTCCTTAGACCGGAAGGAATCAGCGAACGGGCAATTATCATTGTCGATAAAAATGGGATGCTCCGTTACATTGACGTACACGATATAAACAAACGACCGGACCTCGGAGGAATCATAAAGGGACTTGAAAAATTGAACTGA
- a CDS encoding TlpA disulfide reductase family protein has protein sequence MRKICFVLIILSLFLSSVTYANPLQPGDSFPDIKLEGKLSAEHEKYLGLSGAGPWNIQDINADYIIIEVYSMYCPHCQKEAPAVNSFCNLLNKSEKCADVKFFGLAAGNSEFEVDFYRKKFSVEFPLFTDTDLDLHSDLGAPGTPHFFMLKKEGKKFKVILSHAGPFESAEKFLKAIKDKL, from the coding sequence ATGCGCAAAATCTGTTTTGTTTTAATAATCCTTTCATTGTTTTTAAGTTCAGTTACTTACGCCAATCCTCTCCAGCCCGGAGACAGTTTCCCGGACATTAAACTGGAAGGCAAGCTTAGTGCTGAACACGAAAAATATCTGGGACTGAGCGGTGCCGGGCCTTGGAATATTCAGGATATTAATGCCGACTACATTATTATAGAAGTCTACAGCATGTACTGCCCGCACTGCCAGAAAGAGGCCCCGGCAGTGAACTCATTCTGCAACCTGCTCAACAAATCCGAAAAATGTGCTGATGTGAAATTTTTCGGGCTTGCCGCGGGGAACTCAGAATTTGAGGTGGACTTTTACAGAAAAAAATTTTCCGTGGAGTTCCCTTTGTTCACAGATACGGATTTAGACCTGCATTCGGATTTAGGGGCACCCGGCACCCCGCATTTTTTCATGCTTAAAAAGGAAGGCAAAAAATTCAAGGTCATCCTCTCCCATGCCGGCCCCTTTGAATCAGCCGAAAAATTCCTGAAAGCAATCAAAGACAAGCTTTAG
- a CDS encoding type II toxin-antitoxin system RelE/ParE family toxin: MSWTVNIATKLQKRIKKLPKPVQQAFFLLNANLKVQGPQQAGWPNYGKLKGMDGVYHCHLNKGKPRYVAVWVVKDDSIQIMEVKYVGTHEKVNYKRFG, translated from the coding sequence ATGAGCTGGACAGTAAATATTGCAACAAAGCTGCAAAAACGGATCAAAAAACTACCGAAGCCCGTGCAGCAGGCGTTTTTTCTGCTCAATGCAAACCTGAAAGTCCAAGGGCCGCAGCAGGCAGGCTGGCCCAATTATGGAAAGCTCAAGGGGATGGACGGTGTGTACCACTGTCATTTGAATAAAGGCAAACCGCGCTATGTGGCGGTTTGGGTGGTAAAAGATGATTCAATCCAGATAATGGAGGTCAAATATGTTGGAACTCACGAGAAGGTCAACTACAAAAGATTCGGTTGA